Proteins encoded within one genomic window of Bemisia tabaci chromosome 2, PGI_BMITA_v3:
- the RpS23 gene encoding small ribosomal subunit protein uS12, whose amino-acid sequence MGKPRGLRTARKHVNNRRENRWADQDYKKAHLGTRWKANPFGGASHAKGIVLEKVGVEAKQPNSAIRKCVRVQLIKNGKKITAFVPRDGCLNYIEENDEVLVAGFGRKGHAVGDIPGVRFKVVKVANVSLLALYKEKKERPRS is encoded by the exons ATGG GTAAACCTCGTGGATTACGTACCGCTCGCAAGCACGTTAACAACCGTCGTGAAAACAGATGGGCTGACCAGGACTACAAGAAAGCTCATTTGGGAACGAGATGGAAGGCCAATCCCTTTGGTGGTGCCTCTCATGCCAAAGGAATCGTGTTGGAAAAAGT TGGAGTAGAAGCCAAACAACCCAACTCTGCTATCAGGAAGTGTGTGAGAGTACAGCTCATCAAGAACGGTAAAAAGATCACAGCCTTCGTCCCCCGTGACGGTTGTTTAAATTATATTGAAGAAAACGACGAAGTATTAGTTGCTGGATTTGGTCGTAAAGGTCACGCTGTTGGAGATATCCCCG GAGTCAGATTCAAGGTGGTGAAAGTAGCTAACGTGTCTCTTCTAGCTTTatacaaagaaaagaaagaacgACCTAGATCTTAA
- the LOC109035389 gene encoding protein SLC31A2 isoform X2, with amino-acid sequence MMAFWFGTDLSDFMIPGFSIHSVAAFSGLCAALFIIAIVHENVKIVYELRKLHRTIPNRSFFSCFSEMSALLTQDASGRYTRPSARELHPVSQFLWFLSQTILSYFLMLSVMTFNGYIGIAIVLGCGLGYFLFSSELEKTMIHCIFQKVACDGRNRPCGASNLEAEKVSDKTALSANENCECNSPDSDSSLTPDHILTTVEVHT; translated from the exons ATGATGGCTTTCTGGTTCGGCACGGACTTATCTGACTTCATGATCCCTGGATTTAGTATTCATTCAGTCGCAG caTTCAGTGGATTATGTGCTGCTCTTTTTATCATAGCAATAGTGcatgaaaatgtcaagattGTGTACGAGTTGCGGAAACTTCATCGTACCATTCCCAACCGTTCCTTTTTTAGTTGTTTCTCTGAGATGTCAGCGCTTTTGACTCAAGATGCTTCTGGAAGGTACACGAGACCATCAGCAAG GGAGCTTCATCCAGTCAGTCAATTCTTGTGGTTCCTCTCTCAAACAATCTTAAGTTACTTCTTAATGCTGAGTGTGATGACTTTCAATGGCTACATTGGCATAGCAATTGTTCTTGGATGTGGACTGGGTTATTTTCTCTTCAGCTCAGAGTTAGAAAAAACAATGAtacattgcatttttcaaaaggttGCATGTGATGGACGAAATCGGCCCTGTG GTGCAAGTAATCTTGAAGCAGAAAAAGTCAGTGACAAAACGGCTCTTTCAGCAAATGAAAACTGCGAGTGTAACAGTCCGGACTCCGACTCATCTTTAACTCCTGACCACATTTTAACAACTGTTGAAGTGCATACTTGA
- the LOC109035389 gene encoding protein SLC31A2 isoform X1 yields the protein MMAFWFGTDLSDFMIPGFSIHSVAAFSGLCAALFIIAIVHENVKIVYELRKLHRTIPNRSFFSCFSEMSALLTQDASGRYTRPSARELHPVSQFLWFLSQTILSYFLMLSVMTFNGYIGIAIVLGCGLGYFLFSSELEKTMIHCIFQKVACDGRNRPCGKFFMMKADCWKVTPLCLPGASNLEAEKVSDKTALSANENCECNSPDSDSSLTPDHILTTVEVHT from the exons ATGATGGCTTTCTGGTTCGGCACGGACTTATCTGACTTCATGATCCCTGGATTTAGTATTCATTCAGTCGCAG caTTCAGTGGATTATGTGCTGCTCTTTTTATCATAGCAATAGTGcatgaaaatgtcaagattGTGTACGAGTTGCGGAAACTTCATCGTACCATTCCCAACCGTTCCTTTTTTAGTTGTTTCTCTGAGATGTCAGCGCTTTTGACTCAAGATGCTTCTGGAAGGTACACGAGACCATCAGCAAG GGAGCTTCATCCAGTCAGTCAATTCTTGTGGTTCCTCTCTCAAACAATCTTAAGTTACTTCTTAATGCTGAGTGTGATGACTTTCAATGGCTACATTGGCATAGCAATTGTTCTTGGATGTGGACTGGGTTATTTTCTCTTCAGCTCAGAGTTAGAAAAAACAATGAtacattgcatttttcaaaaggttGCATGTGATGGACGAAATCGGCCCTGTGGTAAGTTTTTCATGATGAAAGCAGACTGCTGGAAAGTAACTCCTTTATGTTTACCAG GTGCAAGTAATCTTGAAGCAGAAAAAGTCAGTGACAAAACGGCTCTTTCAGCAAATGAAAACTGCGAGTGTAACAGTCCGGACTCCGACTCATCTTTAACTCCTGACCACATTTTAACAACTGTTGAAGTGCATACTTGA
- the SIFa gene encoding neuropeptide SIFamide, producing the protein MKRGSGFYFRAVLVLLFLMHISLTTARKPPLNGSIFGKRVSTIEYDVGKTLSAVCEVAVEACSSWFPEEENK; encoded by the exons ATGAAAAGAGGCTCTGGGTTCTACTTCCGAGCAGTGTTGGTCCTCCTCTTCCTAATGCATATCTCGCTGACGACTGCCAGAAAACCACCGTTGAACGGCAGCATATTCGGAAAACGAGTCAGCACCATTG aGTACGATGTTGGGAAAACACTATCGGCTGTTTGTGAGGTGGCAGTGGAAGCATGTAGTTCTTGGTTTCCAGAggaggaaaataaatga